One genomic window of Nitrospirota bacterium includes the following:
- a CDS encoding efflux RND transporter periplasmic adaptor subunit: protein MKKTVIGMIILLISAGLLFLFLRNNEGEAGYRTEKVGKGYIRETVTATGTVNAVTTVLVGTQVSGTINQIYVDFNSPVKKGQIIAQIDPALFDAQVEQARANLLSSQANMEKAEAALLDAKRTADRNNELFTRNLVARSELDTAETNYETAKAQVTVAKAQIAQTGAALKNAETNLRYTRILSPVDGIVVSRSVDVGQTVAASFQTPTLFTIAQDLTKMQIDTNVDEADIGKISMGQDVEFTVDAYPDTPFHGRVLQVRNAPITVQNVVTYDVVIKMENPDLKLKPGMTANVQIITDEKEGVLKIPNAALRFKPADNNKAATPQKGPGVWVTEQGKLKRIPVSTGINDGIHTELISGSLTEGQEVITESLTKTKNQTSAPRGPRFF from the coding sequence ATGAAAAAGACAGTGATCGGCATGATTATACTGCTCATTTCCGCAGGTCTTCTGTTCCTGTTCCTGAGGAACAATGAAGGGGAGGCAGGGTACAGGACAGAGAAGGTCGGGAAGGGCTATATCAGGGAAACCGTGACCGCTACCGGCACGGTCAATGCTGTCACCACGGTCCTCGTGGGAACGCAGGTATCCGGAACGATAAACCAGATATATGTGGACTTCAACTCGCCCGTAAAGAAGGGGCAGATCATTGCACAGATAGATCCCGCCCTGTTTGATGCCCAGGTGGAACAGGCAAGGGCGAACCTCCTGTCTTCGCAGGCAAACATGGAGAAGGCCGAAGCAGCGCTCCTCGATGCAAAGAGGACAGCGGACAGGAATAATGAGCTCTTTACGAGAAACCTTGTGGCAAGGAGCGAACTGGATACAGCGGAGACTAATTACGAGACGGCAAAGGCCCAGGTCACAGTGGCGAAGGCTCAGATCGCACAGACCGGGGCGGCACTGAAGAATGCAGAGACCAATCTCAGATATACCCGGATCCTCTCGCCGGTGGATGGCATCGTGGTCTCACGGAGCGTGGACGTTGGCCAGACTGTGGCTGCAAGTTTTCAAACCCCGACACTGTTCACCATCGCCCAGGATCTGACGAAGATGCAGATTGACACGAATGTGGATGAAGCGGATATCGGCAAGATCAGTATGGGACAGGATGTGGAATTTACAGTGGACGCATACCCTGACACCCCGTTTCATGGCAGGGTCTTGCAGGTCAGAAATGCACCGATCACAGTACAGAATGTGGTGACCTACGATGTAGTTATTAAGATGGAAAATCCTGATCTTAAACTCAAGCCCGGGATGACCGCCAACGTGCAGATCATTACGGATGAGAAGGAGGGTGTCTTAAAGATACCGAATGCCGCCCTTAGATTCAAGCCTGCAGATAACAACAAAGCGGCCACGCCTCAGAAGGGGCCCGGGGTATGGGTGACCGAACAGGGAAAACTGAAACGAATCCCGGTATCTACCGGAATCAACGACGGAATTC
- a CDS encoding TolC family protein gives MNKLTLSALIFIMAIPSLGLAEDLVKQGEQLTLERCIEIALAKHPSVVASANTLSVSESRVGQAEAKYYPQVNWMAGYRRISPGSSDQYSSSITLSQNIYDFGKTPAQVSVQKRNLESAGSDLQDVSDQIIFNVRQAYYGVLQAQRNREVAAETVRQFAQHLEQARGFYEAGSKPKFDVTRAEVDLSNARLGLIRSENALRTAMVNLSNAMGIPAAPEYTIEDSLSFQRYNITLEDATKRAYESRPDLRSANARKQAAEASVRLAKTGYYPELSGSASYNWEGEGFPLDHGWNIGATLSLPLFSGFLTRYQVEESGATLNVLSANEELLRQTILLEVQQAYLNLTEAEERIPASELVVKQAEENLDIANGRYTAGVGSPIEVTDAEVALSSAKTAYIQALYDYRIAQASLEKAMGAR, from the coding sequence ATGAACAAACTAACCCTTTCAGCCCTCATCTTCATTATGGCCATCCCCTCTCTTGGCCTGGCAGAAGATTTGGTCAAACAGGGGGAACAGCTCACGCTGGAGAGATGCATCGAGATCGCCCTGGCAAAACACCCCAGTGTTGTTGCATCGGCGAATACGCTCTCAGTCAGTGAAAGCAGGGTTGGTCAGGCTGAGGCAAAATACTATCCCCAGGTGAACTGGATGGCGGGTTATCGCAGGATCTCCCCCGGCTCCTCCGACCAGTATTCCAGCAGTATCACCCTGAGCCAGAATATCTATGATTTTGGAAAGACGCCGGCCCAGGTCAGCGTTCAGAAACGGAATCTTGAGTCGGCAGGTTCCGACCTTCAGGATGTTTCGGATCAGATCATCTTCAACGTCAGGCAGGCCTACTACGGTGTGCTGCAGGCGCAGCGAAACAGGGAGGTCGCGGCTGAAACAGTCAGGCAGTTCGCGCAGCACCTGGAGCAGGCGAGGGGATTTTATGAGGCTGGCTCCAAACCGAAGTTCGACGTGACCAGGGCCGAGGTGGATCTGAGCAACGCAAGACTTGGCCTGATAAGGTCTGAGAACGCCCTGAGGACCGCCATGGTGAACCTCAGCAACGCCATGGGTATTCCTGCGGCGCCTGAATACACCATTGAAGACAGCCTTTCCTTTCAGAGGTATAATATAACCCTCGAAGATGCCACGAAGAGGGCCTATGAAAGCAGACCTGACCTCAGGTCTGCCAACGCGAGAAAGCAAGCGGCAGAGGCCTCTGTCCGACTCGCAAAGACAGGCTATTATCCGGAACTGAGCGGCAGCGCCTCTTACAACTGGGAGGGAGAGGGCTTTCCGCTCGATCACGGCTGGAATATCGGGGCAACCCTCTCACTGCCGTTGTTCAGCGGCTTCCTGACCCGGTATCAGGTGGAAGAATCAGGGGCCACACTGAACGTTTTGTCGGCCAATGAAGAGTTGCTGAGACAGACGATCCTACTTGAGGTGCAGCAGGCGTATCTGAACCTTACAGAGGCGGAGGAGAGGATCCCTGCATCGGAACTCGTAGTAAAACAGGCGGAAGAAAACCTTGACATTGCTAACGGAAGATATACGGCAGGCGTCGGAAGTCCGATCGAGGTGACCGACGCAGAGGTAGCGCTGAGCAGCGCAAAGACCGCATACATCCAGGCGCTCTATGATTACAGGATCGCACAGGCAAGCCTTGAAAAGGCTATGGGGGCAAGATGA
- a CDS encoding MTH1187 family thiamine-binding protein yields MPVILIEFSMTPLARGESVSKYVARSLDIIDKSGLDYRMNPMGTVIEGEWDEVFDVVRRCLDRMRKDCDRITTTIKIDYRKGKTGRIDSKIDSVEKKLRKKLRT; encoded by the coding sequence ATGCCGGTAATCTTGATTGAATTCAGTATGACCCCGCTTGCCAGGGGGGAGAGTGTGAGCAAATATGTGGCAAGGTCTCTGGATATTATTGATAAGAGCGGCCTTGACTACAGGATGAATCCTATGGGGACGGTGATTGAAGGGGAGTGGGATGAGGTATTTGATGTGGTGAGACGGTGTCTTGACCGGATGAGGAAGGACTGTGACCGTATCACAACCACCATCAAGATAGATTACAGGAAGGGAAAGACTGGCAGGATTGACAGTAAAATAGACAGTGTAGAGAAAAAACTCAGGAAAAAACTAAGGACTTAA
- a CDS encoding DedA family protein: protein MKLIRRLYKWVIHWSATPHAVAALFLIAFAESSFFPVPPDVLLIAMVIAVPARAMWYAIVCSAGSVLGGMAGYAIGWGIWEMVDTIFIGHIFSQTVFDKVVQAYNDNAFLTILTAAFTPIPYKVITIAAGVTKISFLTLVIASVIGRSSRFFMVAGLLYYFGPVMKEKIDKYFDWLALAFFALLIAGFLAVKYLL from the coding sequence ATGAAACTGATACGCCGACTCTACAAATGGGTTATTCACTGGTCAGCAACGCCGCATGCAGTTGCTGCCCTCTTTCTGATAGCATTTGCAGAATCTTCCTTCTTCCCTGTACCGCCGGATGTACTGCTCATAGCAATGGTTATTGCTGTTCCGGCCCGCGCCATGTGGTATGCCATTGTCTGCTCAGCGGGTTCTGTGCTTGGGGGTATGGCAGGCTATGCAATAGGCTGGGGAATATGGGAAATGGTGGATACGATATTCATCGGCCATATATTCAGTCAGACGGTCTTTGACAAGGTAGTCCAGGCGTACAATGACAATGCCTTCCTTACAATCCTTACAGCGGCTTTTACCCCGATCCCTTACAAGGTAATTACCATAGCGGCAGGTGTTACAAAAATTAGTTTTCTGACACTGGTTATTGCGTCTGTCATAGGCCGTTCCTCCCGCTTTTTCATGGTTGCCGGACTCCTCTATTACTTTGGTCCTGTCATGAAGGAGAAGATAGACAAATACTTCGACTGGCTCGCTCTTGCTTTTTTTGCGCTGCTTATTGCAGGGTTCCTTGCAGTGAAGTATCTGCTTTAG
- a CDS encoding BlaI/MecI/CopY family transcriptional regulator produces MIKRLTSSFKPHKAGLGRVLGDLEKQVMDVLWNREEITGREVLEEIEKQRVLAFTTVLTVMDRLLKKGLIKRKKRGGVFIYAPSISREEFVRQVSEEVLQGILDISAGSAASSFVDILYRTSPDEIDRLSRLIAERKKAEIK; encoded by the coding sequence ATGATTAAACGCCTTACATCCTCGTTTAAGCCGCACAAAGCGGGTCTTGGCCGCGTACTGGGTGATCTCGAAAAGCAGGTTATGGATGTGTTATGGAACAGGGAAGAGATAACAGGGCGTGAGGTACTGGAAGAGATTGAAAAGCAAAGGGTGCTTGCCTTTACCACCGTACTAACTGTTATGGACAGGTTGTTAAAGAAAGGACTCATTAAGAGGAAAAAGAGGGGAGGGGTATTTATCTATGCCCCTTCCATTTCCAGAGAGGAATTTGTAAGGCAGGTCTCGGAAGAGGTGTTACAGGGTATCCTTGACATATCCGCAGGCTCAGCCGCTTCTTCCTTTGTGGATATACTGTATAGGACAAGCCCGGACGAGATTGACAGGCTGTCGCGGCTTATAGCAGAGAGGAAAAAGGCCGAAATTAAATAG
- a CDS encoding 4Fe-4S binding protein, whose product MDEEMTGRRGFFRTAFAELTKRFAEFAIDAENRPARKRKYQRPPGAVEEELFLSRCTRCNECIRVCPHYAVRGIDSDVEYGIGTPIIIPEITPCKMCSDFPCISVCKDKALIMPEVMHST is encoded by the coding sequence TTGGATGAAGAAATGACAGGCAGGCGCGGTTTTTTCCGGACTGCATTTGCCGAGCTCACGAAAAGATTTGCAGAGTTTGCCATTGACGCAGAAAACAGGCCTGCCAGGAAGAGGAAGTATCAAAGACCGCCCGGAGCAGTTGAGGAGGAGTTATTCCTCTCCCGCTGCACGAGATGCAATGAGTGCATAAGGGTATGTCCCCATTATGCCGTAAGAGGTATAGATTCTGATGTGGAATATGGTATTGGCACTCCAATAATAATCCCTGAGATTACTCCCTGCAAAATGTGTTCTGACTTCCCATGCATCAGCGTGTGTAAGGACAAGGCCCTGATAATGCCGGAAGTCATGCATTCTACTTGA
- a CDS encoding molybdopterin molybdotransferase MoeA: protein MRSVEEALKTVLESTKVLGTERISIQDAHGRVLAEDVTSGLFHPPWDNSAMDGFAVRWDDIKNASKEDAVRLRIVGDVRAGIMPDKPVKKGEAIRIMTGAPVPDGSDTVVRVEDTKGDGDVVNIFHAGYMGENVRHKGENIKKGDVVLSRGSILNAAHIGVLAMVGKPVVSVYRRPRVMVLATGDELADLDEDITENRIPNSNGYTVAAQVIEAGGVPHLLGIARDNKESLREKIGEGLGGDMLLVSGGVSVGMYDFVKDILKEYGIDMKFWTVGIRPGHPIAFGLVGDKPIFGLPGNPVSTMVTFEVFARPAILKMSGHRSLSRPVVDAVCEGEFRSRAGRTNYVRAVTRYTDGKYYVRSTGDQGSGILISMSQANSFIVLPPDKEKVLQGESVRVQLFVGPVDHS, encoded by the coding sequence ATGCGTTCAGTAGAGGAGGCTTTGAAAACTGTTTTGGAAAGCACAAAGGTGCTTGGTACGGAGAGGATTTCAATTCAGGATGCGCATGGCAGGGTGCTTGCTGAAGACGTGACAAGCGGCCTGTTCCATCCGCCGTGGGATAATTCGGCCATGGACGGTTTTGCGGTTCGCTGGGATGATATTAAAAATGCGTCAAAAGAGGATGCAGTACGGCTCCGCATTGTCGGTGATGTCCGTGCCGGTATCATGCCTGACAAGCCTGTAAAAAAGGGAGAGGCGATACGGATTATGACAGGAGCGCCTGTGCCTGACGGCTCTGATACTGTAGTGCGTGTCGAGGATACAAAGGGAGATGGTGACGTCGTTAATATCTTCCATGCAGGGTACATGGGAGAGAATGTAAGGCACAAGGGTGAGAATATTAAAAAGGGTGATGTAGTCCTGAGCAGGGGGAGTATCCTCAACGCAGCACACATTGGGGTATTGGCAATGGTCGGCAAGCCTGTTGTATCAGTTTACAGAAGGCCCAGGGTCATGGTTCTTGCCACAGGTGATGAGCTCGCTGACCTTGACGAGGATATAACAGAGAACAGGATCCCTAACAGTAATGGCTATACTGTAGCTGCTCAGGTGATTGAGGCAGGCGGTGTTCCGCATCTGCTTGGCATTGCCCGTGACAATAAGGAAAGTCTCAGAGAGAAGATAGGCGAGGGTCTTGGAGGAGATATGCTCCTTGTCTCAGGCGGAGTGTCTGTAGGGATGTATGATTTTGTAAAGGATATCTTAAAGGAATACGGCATTGATATGAAATTCTGGACTGTAGGCATCAGGCCGGGCCATCCTATTGCCTTTGGTCTTGTAGGTGACAAACCGATATTCGGCCTTCCTGGCAATCCGGTATCTACTATGGTGACATTTGAGGTGTTTGCACGACCGGCCATACTGAAGATGAGCGGTCACAGGTCTTTGTCAAGGCCGGTTGTTGATGCTGTTTGCGAGGGAGAGTTCCGCAGCCGTGCAGGACGCACCAACTATGTAAGGGCTGTAACCCGTTATACGGACGGCAAATATTATGTCAGATCCACCGGAGACCAGGGCAGCGGAATTCTGATATCCATGTCTCAGGCAAACAGTTTCATTGTACTGCCTCCTGACAAGGAGAAGGTACTGCAGGGCGAGTCTGTCAGGGTGCAGTTGTTCGTGGGACCGGTTGATCACTCTTAG
- a CDS encoding molybdenum cofactor guanylyltransferase has protein sequence MTGVILTGGRSSRMGQDKALLSVGGVQVIRRILDIFGTMFDEILVVTNTTGRHAGSGYREVADIIPDCGPLGGIYTGLSYAKSDRIFVASCDLPFIMASAVRVVLDEPVRYDIVVPEEGGRLHPLHAAYSRRCSPYIREWLDNGHYNVTKFINEVEGLSVKKVQAAQMKEGDSGVISLFNMNTQEDWALADRISGKKEE, from the coding sequence ATGACCGGTGTAATCCTGACAGGCGGCAGGAGCAGCCGCATGGGACAGGATAAGGCGCTTCTATCCGTAGGCGGCGTGCAGGTGATCAGGAGGATCCTTGACATCTTCGGGACTATGTTTGACGAGATACTTGTAGTCACTAATACGACAGGACGGCACGCTGGGTCAGGGTACAGGGAAGTGGCTGACATAATACCGGATTGCGGCCCTCTCGGGGGCATATATACAGGGCTGTCTTATGCCAAATCTGACAGGATATTCGTCGCCTCCTGCGACCTGCCTTTTATCATGGCTTCAGCGGTCAGAGTTGTCTTAGACGAGCCTGTACGTTATGATATAGTTGTCCCGGAGGAAGGCGGAAGGCTTCATCCGCTTCACGCAGCATACAGCAGGAGGTGCTCTCCGTATATTCGTGAATGGCTTGATAACGGGCATTATAATGTAACTAAATTTATTAATGAGGTGGAGGGATTAAGCGTGAAGAAAGTGCAGGCAGCGCAGATGAAAGAGGGCGATTCCGGTGTCATTTCTCTTTTTAATATGAATACCCAGGAGGACTGGGCACTGGCTGACCGGATTTCAGGTAAAAAGGAGGAATAA
- a CDS encoding MogA/MoaB family molybdenum cofactor biosynthesis protein: MIKVAVLTMSDKGSRGERIDESGKLICQMVKDIDGDVIVHDIIPDEQDIIEDKLRYFADKLKADLIVTTGGTGVSPRDITPEATKNVMEKEIPGLAELMRAEGCKKTLRAAISRGLVGTRGSTMIVNLPGSPKGVAESLGVILTTIPHVVEKLHGDESDCGKPVK, translated from the coding sequence ATGATAAAGGTTGCAGTATTAACGATGAGTGACAAGGGTTCAAGGGGGGAGCGAATTGATGAGAGCGGGAAATTGATCTGCCAGATGGTAAAGGATATTGACGGCGATGTTATAGTGCATGACATTATTCCTGATGAGCAGGACATTATCGAAGACAAGTTACGCTATTTTGCAGACAAGCTTAAGGCGGACCTAATTGTGACGACCGGGGGGACAGGGGTAAGCCCAAGGGATATTACACCGGAAGCTACAAAAAATGTAATGGAAAAAGAGATTCCCGGGTTGGCGGAACTGATGAGGGCGGAAGGGTGTAAAAAGACCCTGAGGGCGGCAATCTCCCGCGGACTTGTAGGGACAAGGGGAAGCACGATGATTGTCAATCTGCCGGGCAGTCCTAAAGGGGTCGCAGAGAGTCTCGGGGTAATACTGACTACGATCCCGCATGTTGTTGAAAAGTTGCACGGAGATGAGTCGGACTGCGGAAAGCCTGTAAAATGA
- the mobB gene encoding molybdopterin-guanine dinucleotide biosynthesis protein B — protein sequence MTGKTKSSTPVVCFVGSSNSGKTTLIEKVIRLLAKRGYDIATVKHTHKNFSADSEGKDSWRHKAAGARTVVLASPSQYSVVSDSRSEITIEDVLNRFAEKADILIVEGFKKDSYPKIEVNRNGGHDLRCLSDPSIIAVASDSRPDPGIPVFDINDAEGITDFIEAAFLEKEGYK from the coding sequence ATGACAGGAAAGACAAAATCATCAACGCCGGTTGTATGCTTTGTAGGTTCTTCCAACAGCGGCAAGACTACGCTGATTGAAAAGGTCATAAGACTGCTCGCAAAAAGGGGATATGATATTGCGACGGTCAAGCATACACATAAGAATTTCAGTGCGGATTCAGAAGGAAAGGACAGCTGGCGCCATAAGGCCGCAGGGGCAAGGACGGTCGTCCTTGCATCTCCTTCACAATATTCCGTTGTGTCAGACAGCAGAAGTGAGATAACCATTGAGGATGTTTTGAACAGGTTTGCAGAAAAGGCGGATATCCTGATCGTCGAGGGTTTTAAAAAAGATTCATACCCCAAGATAGAAGTGAACAGGAATGGCGGTCATGATTTAAGGTGTCTCAGCGATCCGTCAATCATAGCCGTGGCTTCTGACAGCAGGCCTGACCCTGGCATCCCTGTATTTGATATTAATGACGCCGAAGGCATAACGGATTTCATTGAAGCTGCTTTTCTGGAAAAGGAGGGATATAAATGA
- a CDS encoding winged helix-turn-helix domain-containing protein, producing the protein MTGHLITVRAKLWLEIGGKPFFGEGRFQLLKGIDKYGSINQAARAAGIPYRRAWSYLHAMEERLGVKLISTQTGGCNGGGTMLSMEAKEFLSRYEEMTSYLEGVLRKKKWNFFIILRYAK; encoded by the coding sequence ATGACAGGCCACCTTATAACTGTTCGTGCAAAATTATGGCTTGAGATTGGGGGCAAGCCGTTCTTTGGCGAGGGACGCTTTCAGCTTTTAAAAGGTATAGACAAGTATGGTTCCATTAATCAGGCTGCGAGGGCGGCAGGGATACCATACAGAAGGGCATGGAGTTATCTGCATGCAATGGAAGAACGTCTGGGTGTAAAATTGATATCTACGCAGACAGGCGGCTGCAATGGCGGCGGGACAATGCTTTCTATGGAGGCAAAGGAGTTTTTAAGCAGGTATGAGGAGATGACGTCGTACCTTGAAGGTGTTCTGAGAAAAAAGAAGTGGAATTTTTTTATAATCCTGCGTTATGCTAAATAG
- a CDS encoding twin-arginine translocase TatA/TatE family subunit — translation MFGIGTSELILILVIAFLVIGPRELPRVGKELGRAFRSFQRAKADITESITRDVADLNKESECRTDEEKRT, via the coding sequence ATGTTTGGCATCGGGACATCTGAGCTTATTTTGATACTCGTGATAGCTTTTCTTGTTATAGGTCCCAGGGAATTGCCCAGGGTTGGCAAAGAGTTGGGCAGGGCATTCAGAAGCTTTCAGCGCGCCAAAGCTGATATTACTGAGAGCATAACGCGCGATGTTGCGGACCTGAATAAGGAATCAGAATGCAGGACTGATGAAGAAAAAAGGACTTGA
- the tatA gene encoding twin-arginine translocase TatA/TatE family subunit has product MFGLGFSELLVILAIILIIFGVGKLPQVGEGLGKAINGFKKGLAEAPKVEEMKKEGEKDPR; this is encoded by the coding sequence ATGTTTGGTCTTGGATTTTCAGAATTACTCGTTATCCTCGCTATTATCCTTATCATCTTCGGTGTGGGAAAACTTCCCCAGGTTGGCGAAGGCCTTGGCAAGGCTATCAATGGTTTCAAAAAGGGACTTGCAGAGGCGCCAAAAGTGGAAGAGATGAAGAAAGAGGGCGAAAAGGATCCCAGGTAA
- a CDS encoding YtxH domain-containing protein, which translates to MACEHGRGENLVFLLVGGLIGAGIALLYAPKAGRETREDIRRLAARGAERVREGKDAIEEKMSHLMHQISSKTEELIHGGTQLAEDKKREILAAIQAAKKAYDEERRKLEEERRSA; encoded by the coding sequence ATGGCTTGTGAACATGGAAGGGGTGAAAACCTGGTATTTTTACTGGTGGGAGGTCTTATCGGTGCCGGTATCGCCCTGTTGTACGCCCCAAAAGCAGGGCGTGAAACAAGGGAGGATATCAGGAGGCTCGCTGCCCGTGGAGCAGAACGTGTCAGGGAAGGTAAGGATGCGATAGAAGAGAAGATGTCTCATCTCATGCATCAGATCAGCAGTAAGACAGAAGAGCTCATTCACGGCGGCACTCAGCTAGCCGAAGACAAGAAGCGTGAGATTCTGGCGGCTATTCAGGCGGCAAAGAAGGCCTATGATGAAGAGAGGCGAAAGCTTGAGGAAGAGAGGAGATCAGCCTGA
- a CDS encoding class I SAM-dependent RNA methyltransferase: MGKSRLLITCAKGITPFLREELLLLGFPVISETVAGIETEGTMDDTFRLNLLLRTGHRVLFLIRKFRAGDADDLYRAVSDIAWEEYIAGDGYLCVTSSVDNPTVRTSLFANVTCKDAIVDRIRDKCGQRPDSGPKKDRVVVNLYWKDEDCSIYLDTSGEPLSRRSYRKIPMHAPMQETLAAAIIMATGWNGSSHFVNPMCGSGTLAIEAALAGLNVAPGILRDNFGFMHLKGFNKSLWMRLRTESVKSARNTINFRIIATDINRDAVAAARQNAALAGVEKHIEFAVCNYSETPIPGGNGVVILNPEYGERMGQAKELESVYKGIGDFLKQRCKGYTGYIFTGNPDLAKKVGLRTNRKVPFFNGAIECRLLEYELYDGSRKK, translated from the coding sequence ATGGGAAAAAGCAGGCTTTTGATTACCTGTGCAAAGGGAATAACCCCATTTTTGAGGGAGGAACTCCTTCTTCTGGGATTCCCGGTAATCTCTGAAACTGTCGCAGGCATTGAGACAGAAGGGACTATGGACGATACCTTTCGTCTGAACCTCCTGCTCCGCACAGGGCATCGCGTACTCTTTCTTATCAGAAAATTCCGTGCAGGAGACGCTGATGATCTGTATCGTGCAGTGTCTGATATCGCGTGGGAGGAGTATATCGCCGGCGATGGATATCTCTGTGTGACATCCAGTGTGGATAATCCGACTGTCAGGACATCACTCTTTGCCAATGTAACGTGCAAGGATGCGATTGTGGACAGGATCAGGGATAAGTGCGGACAGCGTCCTGATTCCGGACCCAAAAAAGACCGGGTTGTGGTCAACCTGTACTGGAAGGATGAGGACTGCTCCATTTATCTGGATACCTCCGGCGAACCCCTCTCCAGACGCAGCTACAGAAAGATCCCCATGCATGCGCCCATGCAGGAGACCCTTGCGGCAGCAATTATCATGGCTACAGGCTGGAACGGGAGCAGCCACTTCGTTAACCCCATGTGCGGCAGCGGCACCCTTGCCATAGAGGCTGCCCTTGCAGGCCTGAACGTGGCTCCGGGGATATTACGGGATAATTTCGGATTCATGCATCTGAAGGGCTTTAACAAATCCCTTTGGATGAGGCTGCGCACAGAGTCTGTAAAATCCGCCAGGAACACCATCAATTTCAGGATTATTGCCACTGACATAAACAGGGATGCAGTTGCGGCTGCCAGGCAGAACGCCGCCCTGGCCGGTGTTGAAAAACATATCGAATTTGCCGTATGTAATTATTCTGAAACGCCAATTCCCGGCGGTAACGGTGTCGTTATCCTTAATCCTGAATATGGAGAAAGAATGGGACAGGCCAAAGAGCTTGAGAGTGTATACAAGGGTATCGGCGATTTCCTTAAACAGAGGTGCAAAGGCTATACAGGATATATATTTACAGGAAATCCGGACCTGGCAAAAAAGGTGGGATTAAGGACAAACAGAAAGGTCCCCTTTTTTAACGGAGCTATAGAATGCAGGCTGCTTGAGTATGAATTGTACGATGGAAGCAGAAAAAAATAA
- a CDS encoding cold shock domain-containing protein — protein sequence MAKGTVKWFNDSKGFGFITSEDGSDVFVHHTSIQGEGFKSLAEGDSVQFDTEAGPKGPKAINVTKM from the coding sequence ATGGCTAAAGGAACAGTAAAGTGGTTCAATGATTCAAAAGGCTTTGGTTTTATCACAAGCGAAGACGGTAGTGATGTATTTGTTCATCATACTTCCATCCAGGGCGAAGGCTTTAAGAGCCTTGCCGAGGGTGACTCAGTTCAATTTGATACTGAAGCGGGACCGAAAGGCCCCAAGGCAATCAATGTAACAAAGATGTAA